The Actinomadura graeca nucleotide sequence GAAGAAGAGCAGCACGCGCACCGACGAGGGCCCCGCCAGCGGAGCGGGGCCCTCGCGGCAGCCCGAGCGGGTGGCCACGTGATGGCACCTGTGAGGAGGCAGGACCATCTCCAGCGGCGCTGATCAGGTGGGACAGCACCACCACTGCAACGACGGTACGCCCGGAATCTGTCAAAAGAGCGGCCGAATCCGGCCGCTCTCGCTCACCGCCGAAGCCCGGGCCCGCCATGGCGGACGGCGGTGGACGACGTCCCGGAGCCCAGGCGTACGCCGATAACGCAGCCAGGGAACGGGCCGCCTGGAGCCGGCCGCGCACGGCAGGTCACCCGGCTGGTCAGGTCTTGCAGCCGGCGCCCTTGAACCCGTCGTCCAGGGTCTTGCCGAAGTCCTTCTTCTCGGTGTCGGTGAGCGCCCGGTTGGGGATGGTCAGCGGGATGGTCCGCTCGGCGGTCTTCTTGGCGGTGATGCTGAGGACGAACCGGTCGGGGATGATCCCGGTGGTGCCGGTGGGGTAGACGGCGTTGACCACGTAGCGCGGTATCTGCCCGCCGTTGGCGATGCACTTGCGGGTGCCGCCCTCGACCTGGTGGTTGTAGAAACCAGTGTTCAGCGTGCCGTTCTGCGGGACCAGGTTGTAGCGCATGTCGACGCCGTTGAGGCTGGCGGCGATGAGGTGACCACCGTGGTAGCCGGCCCCGCCCATCTGCCCGACCTTCTTGGCGCAGGTGTCCCGGCCCGCCGGCACCACCTTCAGATTGAAGGCATCGGCGCGCTCAGGGCGGCCCTGCCCGTCGGTGCGGAAGCTGTAGCCGTTGGCCTTGTAGGTGTGGTTCTTCTCGATCGTGCGGTCGCACGGGGCATCGTCGGCCTGCCGGGCCGCGGCCGCAGGACCGCTCGGCGCCGCGGCGGCGTGGGAGGACAGGGCGGCAACGGTGGTTCCTGCCAGCAGGAACACCGACACCGCGGCGGGGGCGGGGCGCAAATTCATCGCGGGAGCCTCTTTCTCAG carries:
- a CDS encoding DNA/RNA non-specific endonuclease, with product MNLRPAPAAVSVFLLAGTTVAALSSHAAAAPSGPAAAARQADDAPCDRTIEKNHTYKANGYSFRTDGQGRPERADAFNLKVVPAGRDTCAKKVGQMGGAGYHGGHLIAASLNGVDMRYNLVPQNGTLNTGFYNHQVEGGTRKCIANGGQIPRYVVNAVYPTGTTGIIPDRFVLSITAKKTAERTIPLTIPNRALTDTEKKDFGKTLDDGFKGAGCKT